TCCGGGAACTTGATGTAGGGCAGGTGGTCGTACCAGACCGGGTCGTGCAGGCAGAGGCTCTTGTAGCGGCTGCGCCACTGGTCGCCGGGCCGGCCCCGCTTGTCGACCACGATCGTGGGCACGCCGAGCTGCCGCAGCCGCGCGCCGAGCGCGATGCCGCCCTGCCCGCCGCCGACGATCAGCGTGTACGGCTGGGTGGTGTGGCCGAGCTCGGCCGCCTCCCGCTCGCGCTGCTCCAGCCAACTCCGGCGGTCCCGGTTGGCGCCGTGCTCGGCGCCCTTGGGGCGGCGGCCGAAGGCGGGCTCCTCGTGACCCTTCAGCTCGTACAGGGTGGTGAGGAGGGTGAAGGCCTTGCCGTCGCGCAGCCGCAGGTGGCCCTTGCCCCGGCCGGCCGCGGTCTCGAACTCGATCCAGGCCTCGGTGACGCCGTCGGCCTCGGACGGCTCCTCGGTCGTATGCCAACCGGTCGGGCCGGCCGCCGCCAGCGTCGCGTCCAGCAGCTCCTTCACCCCGGCCGGGCCCTCGACCGTGACGATGTTCCAGCTGAACGCGATGAGGTCCCGCCAGAAGCTCTGCTCGCCGAACATCCCGGCCGCACGCTCCGTGTCCCCGTCCTCGAGCGCGGTCCCGAAATCGGCGAGCCACTGGTCGGTCCTGGTCAGCGTCTGGGTCATGAAGCCTCCTCGCGCGGGTTACCCGCAGGCAACACCCCAGCCCGCCCATTGGGAAGGCCCCCACCCCAATCCCGACCGAACGGCCAGGGCCCCGGTCCGCAACTGGTGCGGGCCGGGGCCTCGGGGACAGCGATCAGGCGGCGACGGGCTCCGTGACGGAGTCGTACGCCGGCTGCAGGGCGAGCGCGAGCACGTCGGCGACGTCGGTCATCGTGTGCACGGTGAGCTCGGAGAGCACCTCGGCCGGGACGTCCTCCAGGTCCGGCTCGTTGCGCTTGGGGATCAGCACCTCGGTCAGCCCGGCCCGGTGGGCGGCGAGCAGCTTCTGCTTCACCCCGCCGATCGGCAGCACCCGACCGGTCAGCGAGACCTCACCGGTCATGCCGACCTCCGCCCGCACCGGCCGCCCGGACAGCAGCGACGCGATGGCCGTGGTCATCGTGACGCCCGCGGACGGACCGTCCTTGGGGACGGCTCCGGCCGGCACGTGCACGTGGATCCGCTTGCCCTCCGGGTCCTCGACCGGGATCCCGAGCCGGGCCCCGTTCGCCTTGAGGTAGGACAGCGCGATCTGCGCCGACTCCTTCATGACGTCACCGAGCTGGCCGGTGAGCACCAGGCCCTCGCCCGCCGCCGCGTTCGCCTCGATGAACAGCACGTCACCGCCGGCGCCGGTGACCGCGAGCCCGGTGGCCACGCCCGGCACCGCCGTACGCTCGGCCGACTCCGGGGTGAACCGCGGCCGGCCCAGGTAGCGGGTCAGCGCCTCGGCCGTGACCGTGACCGGCCCCGGCTCCCCGGTGGCCAGCGCGGTCGTCACCTTCCGCAGCACCCGCGCGAGCGAGCGCTCCAGCTGCCGGACCCCGGCCTCGTGCGTGTACTCACCGGCGACCAGGTGCAGCGCGTCGTCGGCCACGGTGACCTCGTCGGCTGTCAGGCCGGCCCGGTCCAGCAGCCGCGGCAGCAGGTGGTCGCGGGCGATCGCGACCTTCTCCTGCTCGGTGTAGCCGTCGAGCGTGACCAGCTCCATCCGGTCCAGCAGCGGCCCCGGGATGGTGTCCCGGACGTTCGCCGTGGCCAGGAAGACCACGTCGGACAGGTCGAGCTCGACCTCGAGGTAGTGGTCGCGGAACGTGTGGTTCTGCGCCGGGTCGAGCACCTCGAGCAGGGCCGCGGACGGGTCGCCGCGGTAGTCCGAGCCGACCTTGTCGATCTCGTCGAGCAGGATCACCGGGTTCATCGAGCCGGCCTCGCGGATCGCGCGGACCAGCCGGCCCGGCAGCGCGCCGACGTACGTCCGCCGGTGGCCGCGGATCTCGGCCTCGTCCCGGACGCCGCCGAGCGACACCCGGACGAACTTGCGACCCAGCGCCCGCGCGACGGACTCGCCGAGCGAGGTCTTGCCGACACCGGGCGGGCCGACCAGCGCGAGCACCGCACCGGAGCCACGCCCGCCGACGACCTCCAGGCCGCGGGAGGCGCGCCGGGCCCGGACGGCCAGGTGCTCCACGATCCGGTCCTTCACGTCGGACAGGCCGTAGTGGTCGGCGTCCAGCACCTCGCGGGCGGCCGTGACGTCGGTCGAGTCCTCGGTCCGGATGTTCCACGGGATGTCCAGGACCGTGTCCAGCCAGGTCCGGATCCAGCCGGACTCCGGGGACTGGTCGCTGGCCCGCTCCAGCTTGCCGACCTCGCGCAGCGCCGCGGTCCGCACGTTCTCGGGCAGGTCGGCGGCCTCCACCCGGGTGCGGTAGTCGTCCTCCTCGCCCTCGGCCCCGCCCTCGCCGAGCTCCTTGCGGATCGCGGCCAGCTGCTGCCGCAGCAGGAACTCGCGCTGCGTCTTGTCCATCGACTCGCGCACGTCGTCGCGGATCTTCGCGGTCACCTCGGCCTCGGCCAGGTGCGCGCGGCTCCACTCCAGCAGCAGGGTCAGCCGCTCCTCGACGTCGGTCGTCTCCAGGATCCGGGCCTTCTGCTCCAGGTCCAGGTACGGCGCGTAGCCGGAGGTGTCGGCCAGCTGGCCGGGGTCGGAGATGTTGCGGACCGAGTCGATGAGCTGCCAGGCGCCGCGCGCCTGCAGGATCGCCTCGACCACGGTCTTGTACTCGGTGGCCAGCTCGCGGGCCTTCTCGGTGACCGGGGCGGCCTCGACCGGGGTCGCCTCGACCCAGAGGGCCGCACCGGCGCCGGTCACGCCGTGGCCGACGCGGGCCCGGGTCGTGCCGCGCAGGAGCGCGCCCGGCTCGCCGGTCGGCAGCCGGCCGACCTGGTCCAGGATCGCGACCGTGCCGATCGCCGCGTACTTGCCGTCCAGCCGCGGGACCACCAGGACCCGGGCCTCACTACGTATCCCGCCGACAGCCGAGCCCGCGGTGCGGGCAGCGTCGACGGCGGCCTGCGCCTCGGAGTCCAGCTCCACCGGCACGACCATGCCCGGCAGCAGCACGCCGTCGGTCAGCGGCAGCACCGGGAGTGTCAGGTTCGCCATGAGTCTTCGCACCTCGATTGGGTTGAGTCTGATGCACTCAACGCGGGCCGGGGCGGAAACTTCCATGCGTTCGCTCTGAGCGTGCAGGCTGCGGCGGTGACCTCGTGGTGGCGGCCCGGATTTCACTTCGCGCCGCGGCGTAACTGGATGAACGATCCTGGGCTGGTGTTCCCCGACGGGACGTACCACCTCTACTTCCAGCACAACCGGATGCCCGGATCGAACGGCTGACGGTCTGGCCGCTGACGGCAACCTGACCGGCCGGGCGGGCATCGCACCGGGTGTCGGACCAACTGAAGAACGGAAGGATCTTGTTGTGACACGCTTCGTGGGCCGAGCGGGCCGGTACGCACTCCCGATCGCCGCCGCTGCGCTCCTGCTGGCCGCATGCGGCGGCAAGGACGACGGCATCACGATCGGGGCGCCCAGCGCCTCGGCACCGACCTCGATCGCCACCACCGCCGCGCCGACGACGGCGCCGGACTCCACCAGCCCCCGCTCGGCGCCGACCACCCCCGAGCAGAGCACGCCGTCCACCGACCGCTGCCACACCTCCGAGGTGAGCCTGGCGTTCGGGCCGGAGGACGCGGCCGCCGGCAGCCGGATGGGGACCGTGATCCTCACCAACACCAGCAAGCGGACCTGCACCGTCTTCGGGTACGGCGGCCTGCAGGTGCAGGACGCCCAGGGCAAGGCCCTGTCGATCGCGCTGACCCGGGACGCCACCCCGGCGCCGGTGCTGCTGCGGCTCGCGCCGGGGGCCAAGGCGTACAAGGACTTCCGGTTCGGCGCGGTGCCGAGCGGGACCGGCGCCTGCCCGACGCCGGCCTCGGCCGCGATCACGCCGCCGGACGAGACCGACAACCACGTCGTGACGTGGCCGTACGGGCCGGTCTGCGACGACATCCAGGGCCGGGCGTACCAGCACACGTCGGTGGTGGCGTCGTGAGGACCCGGGTCCTGCTCGCGACGGCCGGCGCGGTCGCGCTGGTGCCCGGCAACCACTCCGGCCGGACGCGGCCAAGCACCGGCTGCCGATCACGCTGACCCGCGACACCGGCCGGAAGCCGACCCTGATCCGGCTCACCCCGGGCGGCCGGGTGGCCCGCACGATCCACTGGACGGTGGTCCCGTCGACCGATCCGTGCCCGACGCCGGCGTACGCGGAGATCATCCCGCCGGACGAGACCGACCCGCTGGTCGTCGCCCTGGCCGTTCGAGGAGGTCTGCGGCGGCCGCATCGACGGCTATCCGTACGGCGTGACTCGCTGACCCGCTGATCAACAACCTGCGCGGCGGTGCGTACGGTTTCCCGGGTGGGCACGCCGTTCGTCCCCGGCGCGGAGCTGGGTCGCCGCTTCTACCGCGAGGTCGTACGCCCGCTGCTGGACGAGGCGTTCCCGGGCCTGCCGTACGCGGCCGGCCACCTCGGCAACGGCTCCGACGTGCTCGGCTACGACACCGCGATGTCCCGGGACCACGAATGGGGCCCGCGGGTGACGCTCGTCCTGCCCGAGGCCGACGCCGGGCGGGCGCCGGCGATCCGGGCGCTGCTGGCCGAGCGGCTGCCGCCGGCCTTCCTCGGCCACCCGACCGGCTTCCGGCCGAACCCGGCCGACCCGGGGGTGGCCGCGATGGCCCCCGGGGGCGAGGAGAACCGGGTCTTCACCACGACGCTGCGGGAGCTCGTCCGCCAGCAGCTCAACTGGGACCCGGCCGGCGAGCTCGCGCCGGCGGACTGGCTGTCGTTCCCGGGCCAGCAGCTGCTGACGATCACGGCCGGGCCGGTGCACCACGACGGCGTCGGTGAGCTGACCGCGCTGCGCAACCGGCTGGGCTGGTACCCGCGCGACGTCTGGCGCTACCTGCTGGCCGCCGGCTGGGCCCGGCTGGGCCAGGAGCAGCACCTGATGGGCCGGGCCGGGCACGCCGGCGACGAGCTGGGCTCGGCGCTGATCGGCGGCCGGCTGGCCCGGGACGTGATGACGCTCGGGTTCCTGCTGGAGCGGCGGTACGCGCCGTACCCGAAGTGGTTCGGCACCGCGTTCGGGCAGCTGGAGGCGGCGGCCGAGCTCGGCCCGCTGCTGGGCGAGCTGGTCTCGGCGCAGACCTGGCCGGAGCGCCAGGACGCGTACGCGACCGCCGCGGGCCTGCTGCTGCGGCGGCAGAACGAGCTCGGCCTGGCCGAGCCCGTCGACCCGCGGCCGCACCTGTTCTTCAGCCGGCCGTTCTGGGTGGTGAACGCCGAGCAGGCGGCCGACGCGCTGGTCGCGGCGGTGACCGACCCCGCCGTACGGCACCTCACCGGGCGCAAGCTGATCGGCGGCGTGGACCAGTGGAGCGACAGCACCGACCTCAAGGCGCCGGAGCTGCGCCCGGTGGTCCGCCGCTTCTACAGCTGACCGGCCACCGCCGGGCAGCCCGCGGCTCCTGAGCCGCTACAGCGCGGCGATCAGCTCCGGGGTGAGCTCGGCCGGGGTGCGGACGGTCGCCGCGGCCAGCGCCAGCGCGTCGGCCGGCGGCGGGAAGTGCGGGTTCGGCACCGCGACTACGGTCATCCCGGCCGCCGCCGCGGCCCGCAGCCCGTTGCTGGAGTCCTCGACCGCGACGCAGCCGGCCGGGTCGACCCCGAGCCGCTGGGCCGCGGCCAGGTAGACGTCCGGCGCCGGTTTGCCCCGGTTCACCTCCTCGCTGGACACCGTGACCCGGAACCGGTCGGCGACCCCGGCGGCGTCCAGCACCACCCGGATCAGGTCCGGCGGCGACGAGCTGGCCACCGCCAGCGGCCACCGGCCGGCCAGCGCCCGGACCGCGTCGACCGCGCCCGGCAGCAGCGGCACGTGCTCGCGGTAGCGCCCGGCCATCCGCTCGATCACCGCGGCGGCCAGCTGCTCCGGGGTGCCACGGGCGCCCAGCGTGCCCAGGTACGCCGCCCACTCCGGGGTGCTCATGCCCTGCATCGCGGTGGTGGCCTCGTCGGTCCAGTGCCCGCCGCGCTCGGCGACCAGCGCCTGCCGGACGGAGTCCCAGACCTGTTCCGAGTCCACCAGCACGCCGTCGAGGTCGAAGACGATCGCCGCCGGGTCCATGCCGGTCATCCTCTACCGTCCCCGGTGTGGAGCTGGCGAAGGCGAGCGCGGTCGAACCCCTCGGCGGCGGCCGGTACGGCGCGATGCTCGACCCGGCCTGGGCGATCGGCACCAAGCCGAACGGCGGCTACCTCATCGCGGTGCTGGCCCGGGCGGCGGTGGCCGAGGCCGCGCACGGCGCGATCGCGGGGCCTGCCGACCGGCGGAACGACCAAGAAACTGTCGAGCTGCCGCACCCGGCCGCGGTGAGCGCGCACTACCTGGCCGCGCCGGACTCCGGGCCGGCCGAGGTCGCGGTCGAGGTGCTGCGGCACGGGCGGAGCGCGACCCAGACCCGGGCGACGTTGTTCGCCGGCGGCAGGCGCTGCGTGGAGGCGCTCGTCACCTGCGGCAGGCTGGCGCCCGCGGCCCCGCCGTACTGGTCGGACGTGCCGGTGCCGGACATGCCCGCCGAGGCCGACTGCGTGCCGGCGCCGGTGGCGGACCCGCGGTTCCCGGTGCCGATGTTCGGCGAGGTGGAGGTGCGGTCCGACCCGGCCACGGCCGGGTTCGCGACCGGGCAGCCGGCGATGGCCGGCGAGATCCGCGGCTACGTCCGGATCTCCCCCGCCCGGCCCGATCCGTACGCGCTGCTGGTGGCGCTGGACACGCTGCCGCCGGCGACCTTCGACCTGGGCCTGCTGGGGTCGTGGGTGCCGACGATGGTGTTCACGGCGTACCTGCGCGCGCTGCCGGCGGACGGGCCGCTGCGGGTCCGGCAGCGGGCCCGGCTGGTCGCGGGCGGGCGGGTCGACGAGGACTGCGACGCCTGGGACTCGACCGGGGCGCTGGTCGGCTCGGCCACCCAGCTCGCAGCGCTGCGACTACCCCAATCCTGAGACATCACGCTCCTGGTGGCTGACCCGAACGCCCTGGTATGGCACAGTGTCCCGATCAGTAAGGCCCGTCGACCGTTGATTGCCATCCGAGGGACTGTGTGAGCCGGCTCCGCCCGAACCGTATGCACCTGCTGCTCGGCCTGGTGGTCGTGCTGCTGGCGACGGTCCCGGTGCTGATCCCGCTGGTCTGGACGAAATCGACCGCGGCGACCGGTCCGGACGCGCTGCGGACGGCGGCCTCGGCCGGGGAGCCGATGCCGACCCACGACGGGGCCGCGGGATCGGACCCGACCAAGGCGGCCGCGGCGCTGCCGCGGGCCGGGACGCTGGCCTCGGCGGCACCGACCGCGTCCCCCAGCGCGACGCCGAGCACGCCGGCCCCGACGACGACCGCCCCGACCGACGCGGTTTCGCCGCCCGCACCGGACCCGAGCCCGACGGCGACCGTGGACGCGACGACGCCGACGCCGGACCCGACGGCCGCGCCCCGGCTGGCGGCGGCCGGTCCGGACCTGGTCGTCGTGTCGATCGGCTGGTCGCCGCAGCCGCCGGGCGCCGGGCAGCCGGTCGTGTTCTCCGCGGTGGTCCAGAACATCGGCACCGACCCCACGCCGACCGTGACGAACGGGATCGCGTTCTCCGTCGACGGCACGAAGGTGGCCTGGTCGGCGAACGACAGCAACCCGCTCGGGCCGGGCGAGCAGCGGACGTACACGGCCGACGGCGGGAACGCCTGGACCGCGACCAGCGGCACGCACACCGTGCAGGCCTGGGCCGACGACCTGGACCGCATCCCCGAGACCGACAACGACAACAACACCGCCACGGCAACCGTGACAGTGGCCTAGCCGGCGCGGCCGGGGCGGCGGGTCCACCCGCGACCCTCACGGCGGCGGCTCAGCAGGGCGGCCGGGGCGGCGAGCCGTCCACCACGACCCTGACAGCGGCTCAGCAGGGGGCCGGGGCGGCGAGCCGTCCACCGCGACCCTGACGGCGGACCAGCCGCGGAGGGCTCAGTCGAGCGCCGCGAGGCGGCGGGTGAGAAGGCGGCGGTCGGGGGCGGTCGGGGCGAGCGTCACGGCCGACTCCAGCTCGGCCCGCGCGTCGGCCGACCGGCCGAGCCGGGTCAGCGCGTCGGCCCGGGCGGCGTGCCACAGGTGGCCACGGGCCGGGCGGCCGATCGCGGCGAGCGCGTCCAGCTCGGCCGCCGGCCCGTCGCGGTGCCCGACGGCGACGGCCCGGTTGAGCGCGACGGCCGGGTTGGGGCCGAGCGTGAGAACCAGGTCGTACAGGTCGACGATGCGGTACCAGTCGGTGTCGGCCCAGCTCGGGGCGGTGGAGTGGCAGGCGGCCAGGTGGGCCTGCAGCTGGTACGGCCCGGCCACGCCGCCCGAGCGCCGGACCGCCTCGGCCAGCAGCCCGGCCCCCTCCCGGATCGCGGCCGCGTCCCAGCGGGACCGGTCCTGCTCGGCCAGCAGCACCGGGTCGCCGGCGGCGTCGACCCGGGCCGGCCGCCGCCCGGCGGACAGCAGCAGCAGCGCCAGCAGCGCGAGCACCTCGGGCTCGCCCGGCATCAGCTCGGCGACCAGCCGGGCCAGCCGGATCGCCTCCACCTCCAGGTCGACCCGGACGACGCCGTCGCCGCTGCTGGGCGCGTACCCCTCGGTGGCGATGAGGTGGACGACGGCCAGCACCGAGGGCAGCCGCTCGGGCAGCTCGGCGTCGGACGGCAGCCGGTACGGGATGTGCGCGGTGGCGATCTTCTGCCGGGCCCGGACCAGCCGCTTGGCCATCGTCGCCTCCGGCACCAGGAACGCCCGCGCGATGGCGGCCACGTCCAGCCCGGCCAGCGTCCGCAGCGCCAGCGCGACCTGCGCCTCCCGGGCCAGCGCGGGGTGGCAGCAGGTGAAGACCAGCCGCAGCAGGTCGTCCCGGACGGCGCTCTCCGGCTCCATCGGGACCACCTCCTCGGCGACCAGCTCCCGGCTGGCGGCGCCCTCCTTGGCCGGCCGGACCGCTTCCCGGCGCAGCACGTCGTACGCCTTGCGCCGGGCGGTCACGGTCAGCCAGGCCCGCGGGTCGTCCGGCACGCCGGTCCGGGGCCAGGACGCGAGCGCGGCGAGCACCGCGTCCTGGACCGCGTCCTCGGCGAGCTGCAGGCTGCCCAGGGTCCGGACGAGGGTCGCCAGCAGGCGGCGACCCTCGACCCGGACCGTCTCGGTCAGCCGGTCCTCGGCGTTCACGCGCCGGGCTGGTCCAGGTCCACGACGGGACGCAGCTCGACCTTGCCGTGCCAGGCGGCCGGGATCTTGGCGGCCCAGCGCAGCGCCTCGTCGAGGTCGGCGGCCTCGAGGAAGTAGACGCCGCCGAGCACCTCGGCGGTCTCCGCGTACGGCCCGTCGGTGGTGACGACGTCGCCGCCGGCCCCGCCGGCGACCGTGATCGTGGTGGCCATGGTGGCCGCGTGCAGGGGCTGGCCGCCGCGCAGGACGCCGGCCTCGGCGGCCTCCTTGCCGAACTGGTCGTACTCGGGGGCGTGGACGATCTCCTCCGGCGTGGTCCAGTAGTGGTCGGCCGGGTAGTAGAGCAGCGCCGCGTAGAGAGCCATGGTCGGAAGCCTTCCGTCGGCGGCCGGGCGGCCGCGTTCGTGCAGAGGACGAACGGGTCCGGGCCGGGAGGACACCCGGCTCAGGGAAATTCTGGCGGGTCCTGCCCCCACGGCCGGGGCGGATGCCGGAAGTCGTCCGCGTGCAACGCCGGCCGCGCGTACGTCAGCGCCCCGTGCGTCACCGTCGTCGCCTCGAACTCCCCGCTGTCCGGCTGCACCGACCGGTCCGCCGTCAGCAACTCGTGCGCGACCCGGGCCAGCGAGGTCGCCACCGACCACCCGCCACCCTGCCCGAGCGCCGTCGCGACGGCTCCGGCCAGGAGGTACCCGGCACTGTGGTCCAGCGCCTGGGCCGGCAGGGCACCGGGCCGGGCCCCGTCCTTCGACTCCACCATCGCGATCCCACTCGCCGCCTGCACGATCGAGTCGAACCCGCGCCGCCCCGCCCACGGCCCCACGGAACCCCACGCCGACAGGGACGCGACGACCAGCGCCGGATTGGCCGCGATCATGTCGTCCACCGGCAACGCCCCCGGCCGGTATCCATGCACCAGCACGTCGGCCTGCGACAGAAGCTCCGCGAACCGCGCGGACCGCACGTCGAGCAGACAGCTCCGCTTCCCCGCCCCACCGTCCAGGTGCTGCCACTCGATCTCCGGCAGCCCCGGCGGATCCACCCGCAACACGTCGGCCCCCCACAAGGCCAGCGTCCGGGTCGCCACCGGCCCCGCGATCACCCGAGTGAGGTCCAACACCCGAACCCCCGCCACCTCCCGAGCCGCCCCCTCCGACCGCCGACCGACCAC
The nucleotide sequence above comes from Mycobacteriales bacterium. Encoded proteins:
- a CDS encoding HAD family phosphatase, translated to MDPAAIVFDLDGVLVDSEQVWDSVRQALVAERGGHWTDEATTAMQGMSTPEWAAYLGTLGARGTPEQLAAAVIERMAGRYREHVPLLPGAVDAVRALAGRWPLAVASSSPPDLIRVVLDAAGVADRFRVTVSSEEVNRGKPAPDVYLAAAQRLGVDPAGCVAVEDSSNGLRAAAAAGMTVVAVPNPHFPPPADALALAAATVRTPAELTPELIAAL
- a CDS encoding sigma-70 family RNA polymerase sigma factor, which produces MNAEDRLTETVRVEGRRLLATLVRTLGSLQLAEDAVQDAVLAALASWPRTGVPDDPRAWLTVTARRKAYDVLRREAVRPAKEGAASRELVAEEVVPMEPESAVRDDLLRLVFTCCHPALAREAQVALALRTLAGLDVAAIARAFLVPEATMAKRLVRARQKIATAHIPYRLPSDAELPERLPSVLAVVHLIATEGYAPSSGDGVVRVDLEVEAIRLARLVAELMPGEPEVLALLALLLLSAGRRPARVDAAGDPVLLAEQDRSRWDAAAIREGAGLLAEAVRRSGGVAGPYQLQAHLAACHSTAPSWADTDWYRIVDLYDLVLTLGPNPAVALNRAVAVGHRDGPAAELDALAAIGRPARGHLWHAARADALTRLGRSADARAELESAVTLAPTAPDRRLLTRRLAALD
- the lon gene encoding endopeptidase La, with the protein product MANLTLPVLPLTDGVLLPGMVVPVELDSEAQAAVDAARTAGSAVGGIRSEARVLVVPRLDGKYAAIGTVAILDQVGRLPTGEPGALLRGTTRARVGHGVTGAGAALWVEATPVEAAPVTEKARELATEYKTVVEAILQARGAWQLIDSVRNISDPGQLADTSGYAPYLDLEQKARILETTDVEERLTLLLEWSRAHLAEAEVTAKIRDDVRESMDKTQREFLLRQQLAAIRKELGEGGAEGEEDDYRTRVEAADLPENVRTAALREVGKLERASDQSPESGWIRTWLDTVLDIPWNIRTEDSTDVTAAREVLDADHYGLSDVKDRIVEHLAVRARRASRGLEVVGGRGSGAVLALVGPPGVGKTSLGESVARALGRKFVRVSLGGVRDEAEIRGHRRTYVGALPGRLVRAIREAGSMNPVILLDEIDKVGSDYRGDPSAALLEVLDPAQNHTFRDHYLEVELDLSDVVFLATANVRDTIPGPLLDRMELVTLDGYTEQEKVAIARDHLLPRLLDRAGLTADEVTVADDALHLVAGEYTHEAGVRQLERSLARVLRKVTTALATGEPGPVTVTAEALTRYLGRPRFTPESAERTAVPGVATGLAVTGAGGDVLFIEANAAAGEGLVLTGQLGDVMKESAQIALSYLKANGARLGIPVEDPEGKRIHVHVPAGAVPKDGPSAGVTMTTAIASLLSGRPVRAEVGMTGEVSLTGRVLPIGGVKQKLLAAHRAGLTEVLIPKRNEPDLEDVPAEVLSELTVHTMTDVADVLALALQPAYDSVTEPVAA
- a CDS encoding NAD(P)-binding protein, which translates into the protein MTQTLTRTDQWLADFGTALEDGDTERAAGMFGEQSFWRDLIAFSWNIVTVEGPAGVKELLDATLAAAGPTGWHTTEEPSEADGVTEAWIEFETAAGRGKGHLRLRDGKAFTLLTTLYELKGHEEPAFGRRPKGAEHGANRDRRSWLEQREREAAELGHTTQPYTLIVGGGQGGIALGARLRQLGVPTIVVDKRGRPGDQWRSRYKSLCLHDPVWYDHLPYIKFP
- a CDS encoding CARDB domain-containing protein; its protein translation is MSRLRPNRMHLLLGLVVVLLATVPVLIPLVWTKSTAATGPDALRTAASAGEPMPTHDGAAGSDPTKAAAALPRAGTLASAAPTASPSATPSTPAPTTTAPTDAVSPPAPDPSPTATVDATTPTPDPTAAPRLAAAGPDLVVVSIGWSPQPPGAGQPVVFSAVVQNIGTDPTPTVTNGIAFSVDGTKVAWSANDSNPLGPGEQRTYTADGGNAWTATSGTHTVQAWADDLDRIPETDNDNNTATATVTVA
- a CDS encoding DUF4037 domain-containing protein; translated protein: MGTPFVPGAELGRRFYREVVRPLLDEAFPGLPYAAGHLGNGSDVLGYDTAMSRDHEWGPRVTLVLPEADAGRAPAIRALLAERLPPAFLGHPTGFRPNPADPGVAAMAPGGEENRVFTTTLRELVRQQLNWDPAGELAPADWLSFPGQQLLTITAGPVHHDGVGELTALRNRLGWYPRDVWRYLLAAGWARLGQEQHLMGRAGHAGDELGSALIGGRLARDVMTLGFLLERRYAPYPKWFGTAFGQLEAAAELGPLLGELVSAQTWPERQDAYATAAGLLLRRQNELGLAEPVDPRPHLFFSRPFWVVNAEQAADALVAAVTDPAVRHLTGRKLIGGVDQWSDSTDLKAPELRPVVRRFYS
- a CDS encoding CoA transferase → MLDLTRVIAGPVATRTLALWGADVLRVDPPGLPEIEWQHLDGGAGKRSCLLDVRSARFAELLSQADVLVHGYRPGALPVDDMIAANPALVVASLSAWGSVGPWAGRRGFDSIVQAASGIAMVESKDGARPGALPAQALDHSAGYLLAGAVATALGQGGGWSVATSLARVAHELLTADRSVQPDSGEFEATTVTHGALTYARPALHADDFRHPPRPWGQDPPEFP
- a CDS encoding DUF4232 domain-containing protein; the protein is MTRFVGRAGRYALPIAAAALLLAACGGKDDGITIGAPSASAPTSIATTAAPTTAPDSTSPRSAPTTPEQSTPSTDRCHTSEVSLAFGPEDAAAGSRMGTVILTNTSKRTCTVFGYGGLQVQDAQGKALSIALTRDATPAPVLLRLAPGAKAYKDFRFGAVPSGTGACPTPASAAITPPDETDNHVVTWPYGPVCDDIQGRAYQHTSVVAS
- a CDS encoding thioesterase family protein; this translates as MELAKASAVEPLGGGRYGAMLDPAWAIGTKPNGGYLIAVLARAAVAEAAHGAIAGPADRRNDQETVELPHPAAVSAHYLAAPDSGPAEVAVEVLRHGRSATQTRATLFAGGRRCVEALVTCGRLAPAAPPYWSDVPVPDMPAEADCVPAPVADPRFPVPMFGEVEVRSDPATAGFATGQPAMAGEIRGYVRISPARPDPYALLVALDTLPPATFDLGLLGSWVPTMVFTAYLRALPADGPLRVRQRARLVAGGRVDEDCDAWDSTGALVGSATQLAALRLPQS
- a CDS encoding YciI family protein — encoded protein: MALYAALLYYPADHYWTTPEEIVHAPEYDQFGKEAAEAGVLRGGQPLHAATMATTITVAGGAGGDVVTTDGPYAETAEVLGGVYFLEAADLDEALRWAAKIPAAWHGKVELRPVVDLDQPGA